Proteins co-encoded in one Prunus dulcis unplaced genomic scaffold, ALMONDv2, whole genome shotgun sequence genomic window:
- the LOC117613770 gene encoding TMV resistance protein N-like: protein MALSTQRDSAFLPSPHQSAPQPNHDVFLSFRGEDTRLSFVSHLYHELQLRGIKTFKDDPKLERGTPISELFNAIEESRLAIVILSPNYASSSWCLDELTKILQCMKSKSTVLPVFYHVDPSDVRKQTGSFACAFAEHEERFREDVEGVKCWRAALTEVANLSGFDSKNECERRLIENIVEWVLMKVH from the exons ATGGCATTGAGCACCCAAAGAGACTCTGCCTTTCTTCCTTCACCTCATCAGTCTGCTCCTCAACCGAACCACGATGTGTTTTTGAGTTTCAGGGGTGAGGACACTCGACTTAGCTTTGTATCCCATTTATACCATGAACTGCAGCTCAGGGGTATTAAAACATTCAAGGACGATCCTAAGCTTGAAAGAGGGACACCTATTTCAGAGCTCTTCAATGCAATCGAAGAATCAAGGCTTGCAATCGTGATTCTCTCGCCAAattatgcttcttcttcctggTGCTTGGATGAACTTACAAAGATTCTCCAATGCATGAAATCCAAGAGCACAGTTCTGCCAGTGTTTTATCATGTGGATCCTTCCGACGTACGAAAACAAACCGGCAGTTTTGCATGCGCATTCGCTGAGCATGAGGAAAGGTTTAGGGAAGACGTAGAAGGGGTGAAGTGCTGGAGAGCTGCTTTAACTGAAGTGGCCAATTTATCTGGGTTTGATTCAAAGAATGA GTGTGAAAGAAGACTTATTGAAAATATTGTTGAATGGGTGTTGATGAAAGTACAT